Proteins encoded within one genomic window of Carassius carassius chromosome 22, fCarCar2.1, whole genome shotgun sequence:
- the LOC132098557 gene encoding scavenger receptor cysteine-rich type 1 protein M130-like, producing MVWCGCLERDRGEVEVFIHQVWRRVLLDSWSLTESSVVCRQLGCGSVLNFSSSSSSSPEHSHECVTGFQCSGSEAHLGNCSSPQTLNCSSAQQLSITCLGRGSIRLVGSGEDCAGRLEVFHSGSWGTVCDDSWDIKDAHVVCRQLQCGVALSNQQVPAWFGPGSGHIWLDEVECEGNETSLWSCSSPAWGKHDCIHKEDVGVVCSEFKEIRLTEGCEGNLEVFYNGSWGNMCWNQMDRDTASLIYQELNCGRSGSEPSYSEGLKSYNWLDVLNCRQHDSTLWKCPSSPWGQNDCDNEVAKVTCSGEPPVVPAVDNWFRASKRVWDSAHIHLQRTIWRHKAFADARRAATPVYHPRDKMPQKVLGTTGAPSSEDPRSTIHVPSEGHPELEYLVDWEGHGPEERPSPRGRGHPRHRIRVSGAAPGGVEDQTRESPKSLLTCFTSPSPHQRQCSNHLPLRLSGGDGRCSGRLEVYHNAVWGSVCDDQWDISDAQVVCRQLGCGAALRADGNSVFGAGEGVVFVSVHYSCHNIISFFFSPLNISRSPTNSFISVSPSACDSSGSCALTALSVTAYTNSAEQSDEER from the exons ATGGTCTGGTGCGGTTGTCTGGAGAGAGACAGGGGGGAGGTGGAAGTTTTCATCCATCAGGTCTGGAGGAGAGTTCTGCTGGACTCCTGGAGTCTCACTGAATCCTCTGTGGTCTGCAGACAGCTGGGTTGTGGCTCTGTGCTGAACTTCTCCAGCTCCTCTTCATCCAGTCCTGAACACAGTCATGAGTGTGTGACGGGCTTCCAGTGCTCTGGGAGTGAAGCTCATCTGGGGAACTGCAGCTCTCCACAAACTCTCAACTGCAGCTCCGCACAACAGCTGTCAATCACCTGCCTTG GTCGGGGGTCCATCAGGCTGGTGGGTTCTGGGGAAGACTGTGCAGGGAGGCTGGAGGTTTTTCACAGTGGCTCATGGGGGACAGTGTGTGATGACTCCTGGGATATTAAAGATGCTCATGTGGTGTGCAGACAGCTGCAGTGTGGAGTGGCCCTCAGTAACCAGCAGGTACCAGCCTGGTTTGGTCCTGGTTCTGGACACATATGGCTGGATGAGGTAGAGTGTGAGGGGAATGAGACGTCCCTGTGGAGCTGCTCTTCTCCAGCCTGGGGAAAACATGACTGCATACACAAGGAGGATGTAGGAGTCGTGTGCTCAG AATTTAAGGAGATCAGGTTAACTGAGGGCTGTGAAGGGAATCTGGAGGTTTTCTACAATGGGTCCTGGGGTAATATGTGCTGGAACCAGATGGACAGAGACACAGCAAGTCTGATCTATCAAGAGCTGAACTGTGGAAGATCTGGAAGTGAACCCAGTTATTCAGAGGGACTGAAGTCTTATAATTGGCTTGACGTTTTAAATTGTCGACAACATGATTCCACTTTATGGAAGTGTCCATCTTCACCATGGGGACAGAATGACTGTGATAATGAAGTGGCCAAAGTCACCTGCTCAG GAGAACCACCGGTTGTTCCAGCTGTGGACAACTGGTTCAGAGCGAGTAAGAGAGTGTGGGACTCAGCTCACATCCACCTCCAGCGCACTATATGGAGGCACAAGGCCTTTGCGGATGCTCGACGTGCCGCTACTCCAGTTTACCATCCAAGGGATAAG ATGCCCCAGAAAGTTCTTGGTACCACAGGAGCCCCCTCCTCTGAGGATCCTCGATCAACCATCCATGTACCAAGTGAAGGACATCCTGAACTtgagtacctggtggactgggaggggcaTGGACCAGAGGAACGTCCCTCACCAAGGGGCCGAGGTCACCCTCGTCATCGCATAAGGGTGTCAGGAGCCGCCCCTGGAGGAGTGG AGGATCAGACTCGCGAGTCTCCTAAGAGTCTTTTGACATGTTTTACCTCACCATCTCCTCATCAGAGACAGTGTTCAA atcaTCTTCCTCTCAGACTGAGTGGAGGGGACGGCCGGTGCTCTGGGAGGCTGGAGGTGTATCATAACGCTGTGTGGGGCTCAGTCTGTGATGATCAGTGGGACATCAGCGATGCTCAGGTGGTCTGCAGGCAGCTGGGTTGTGGAgcagcactgagggctgatgggaaTTCAGTCTTTGGTGCTGGTGAAGGTGTTGT ATTTGTCAGTGTCCACTACTCCTGCCATAACATCATCAGCTTCTTCTTCAGTCCACTCAACATCAGTCGCTCCCCCACAAACTCCTTCATCAGCGTCTCCCCCAGTGCTTGTGATAGTTCTGGGAGTTGTGCTCTTACTGCTCTTAGTGTCACTGCTTATACTAATTCAGCAGAACAGAGTGATGAGGAGAGGTAG